The genomic stretch TTGTAAGGCACCATAGTGACGTTCATTTAAGCGCCAAGTTTTGATTTGTGGAATCCAAAGTTGATGAGATTCTTCTAAAACAATATTACAAGTTTTAATAGCACGAGTTAAAACAGAGGTGAAAGCAATATCAAATTCATAACCTGCTTCTTGTAATTTTTTACCTGCAGCTTTTGCTTCTTCAACGCCACGTTCTGTTAAATTTACATCACGCCAACCAGTAAATAAATTTTTCGCATTCCATTCGCTAAAACCGTGACGAATAAATACTAATTCCATAATAGACTCCTCTATATAATAAAAGTTAATCAGAAACTGCTCGCCATTATAGCGAAAAATATTAACTGGTGCGATGTTTGTGTGTAAAAAATATCAGAGCGTTATCATAAAAAAATAATGTGATTCTGGAGATAAATTGTTAAGAAAATACCAAAATCCTGTTATATTTTGAGCAAAAATAAAAAAGGACAAAAAATGAGAAAAAATTATTTATGGTGGTTGGCATTGTGTTTACCGATGATGGGGCAAGCGAGTGAATTGAGTAATTTACAGACACAGATCGCTAAACAACAAGATAAAGTACGGCTTCAGGAACAAACACAAAAAAGTTTACAACAAGAAGTCAAAGATTTTCATAAAACATTGCAAGCATTGACGGGACAAGTTGAGGATCTGAAAGAATCTTTGCAGAAAACACAGCAACGACAAAAAGATCTTCAACTTAAACAACAAAAATTAAAGGTAACCTTTTCACAGCAAAAAGATCAGTTACAAGATATTGTTACAACGATCTATAAAGCAAAATTAGATCCCTCTTTTTTAGAAGAGTTGTTATCGGATCCCAATAAACATACTGAAATTTTAAAAAATTATTTTACTTATCTTTATCAGCAGAAAGCGAAGTTATTGAGTTCTCTGGAGAGTACGCAGCATCTTCTACTAGGACAGCAACAACAACTTTTAGATCAAACGAATGCAATAAATCAGCAGAAAAATGATTTACAAAAAGCATTAGATCAGAAAAAGGAAACTGAAAAGAATTACCAAGATAGCTTGTCTAAATTACGTCGGCAATTGAGTCAAGAACGCCGTAAATTAATGCAATTGCGAGCTAATGAAAAAGCATTACGTGACAAAATTGCTGAAGCTGAACGTCAAGCTGCTGCTCAAGTGCTACAAGCACAACAGAAAGCATTGTTAGCGAAAGCGCAGAAAGGATTAGGGCGTCCTCATCATCAGTATGCTTATCCTGTTCAAAGTCTTGGTATTTTGCATCAATTTGGTACCAGCCAGTTGGAAGAATTACGTTGGCGTGGCGTTGTTTTTAAAGCTAATCGTGGTGCGCCAGTTAGGGC from Actinobacillus delphinicola encodes the following:
- a CDS encoding murein hydrolase activator EnvC family protein, producing MRKNYLWWLALCLPMMGQASELSNLQTQIAKQQDKVRLQEQTQKSLQQEVKDFHKTLQALTGQVEDLKESLQKTQQRQKDLQLKQQKLKVTFSQQKDQLQDIVTTIYKAKLDPSFLEELLSDPNKHTEILKNYFTYLYQQKAKLLSSLESTQHLLLGQQQQLLDQTNAINQQKNDLQKALDQKKETEKNYQDSLSKLRRQLSQERRKLMQLRANEKALRDKIAEAERQAAAQVLQAQQKALLAKAQKGLGRPHHQYAYPVQSLGILHQFGTSQLEELRWRGVVFKANRGAPVRAIYTGQVIFAGKLSGYGLMVILKHGKNDLTLYGYNQALLVKTGDVVSTGQEIAKVGTISGQEQAGLYFEISRYGEGVNPLSFLK